A stretch of DNA from Peptococcaceae bacterium 1198_IL3148:
TGAAAGCATTCCTGGTACCACAAGCGATGAACGACTTATGTATCACATATAACGGACTAAAGAGTAGGGAAAAGGCAGATGATTTACTGTTAACTTTCTGCTTTATTCTCGACTTTCTATGTATTCATCCATTTCCGGATGGTAATGGCCGTATGTCACATCTTTTAACGCTGCTGCTACTGTACCAGGCCGGTTTCAATGTGGGCCGGTTTATTCCTTTGGAACGAATAATTGAACAAAGCAAAGAAACCTACTATGAAACTCTACAGAGGTCATCGCAAGGCTGGCATGAAGCTAAGCATGATCCCATTCCGTTTATCGATTATTCGCTAGGTGTTCTCTTGTCAGCTTATAAGGAGTTTGAGGAAAGAGTTAATCTTACAGAAAATCAGCGAGGTACTAAAACGCAGATGGTTAGAAATATAATTTTGCATTTTCGCGGGGATTTTACCATGCGTGAGATTGAGGAGGCCTGCCCTAATGTAAGCAGACCAACAATCCACCGGGTTCTGGCTACTTTAAAGAATGAGGATTTGGTGGAATGTATAGTGCCTGGACGTAATGCTAGGTGGAGAAGAAAATAAAATTATCTGTTGCTTAACAATGCTTTTGCAGATTTTAGGCAGTAGTCTACTCCTAATAATTTATTGCCGATTAAAACGAATCGCAACTTATTATAACTGAAATGCCGGAGATTATATAATTAATTTACAATATCCTGTTT
This window harbors:
- a CDS encoding Fic family protein, translated to MSVIQAIAKINEYKGKQELYQNQSPATIKTLQEIAVIQSTESSNRIEGIKVSNEKLKEIMAQKTTPQSRSEAEISGYRDVLATVHASAQHIPIKPEVILRLHRDMYKYLPQPGGAWKATDNIIEETRPDGRKYVRFEPLKAFLVPQAMNDLCITYNGLKSREKADDLLLTFCFILDFLCIHPFPDGNGRMSHLLTLLLLYQAGFNVGRFIPLERIIEQSKETYYETLQRSSQGWHEAKHDPIPFIDYSLGVLLSAYKEFEERVNLTENQRGTKTQMVRNIILHFRGDFTMREIEEACPNVSRPTIHRVLATLKNEDLVECIVPGRNARWRRK